A window of Elephas maximus indicus isolate mEleMax1 chromosome X, mEleMax1 primary haplotype, whole genome shotgun sequence genomic DNA:
GTTGGGGCGGATTCTGTGAGCGGGTGGCGGGGCTGTGGAAACGGGGGTGAGTCCTGTGGGCAGGGCTGTCTCAGTGACCGCCTCCCTGTTGCACCTGGAAGGGGGTGGAGCTATGCTGGGACCAGCTGCTCGAAGAACCTGAGAGGGTCTGCGCTGAGGCGGTAGGGGCAGATTCTGTGGACGGCGCAGCAGCCATCTCTGCGGTGCCTGGAAGGGGGCTGAGTTAGGAAGGGGACCAGACACTCAGAGAGCCAGCGAGGGGCAGGGCTGAGGCAGTGGAGTTGGTGGAGCTGAGGCAGTGGGGGAAGACCCCATGGGAGGGGCTTTGTCAGCCACCTCAGCTCCTTGGTACCTGGAAGGGGCGGAGCTATGCTGGGGGGCGGTCTCTCAGGGGAATGGAgaggggcggggctgaggctgcaGGGGAGGGTCACGTGGGCGGggcaggaggagaggggagggatggggccgAGGCGACAGGGGCGTGACCTATAAGCTGGGATTCGTAAGGGGACACAACTCTAAGGCACCTGGAAGGAGGCGGAGCTACACTGGGGGCAGCCGCTCTGGAGTCAGCGAGGGGCGGGGCTGAGACGGCGGGGGCGGGCCCCATGGGAGGGGCTGAGGCGGTGTGGGCAGGTCCTGTGAGCAGGGGTGGGGCTGAGGTGGGGGCGTAGCCCATGGGCGGGGTTTTGTCTGCTTCAGCAACTGTATGGCGCTTGGGATGGGGTGAAGCTATGCTGGGGATgggtcatataaaaaaaaattttttttttttatgggcggTGCAACTCTGGCACCGGGAAGGGGGCGGAGCTATGATGTGGGCAGCCAATCAGGAAGCAGGTGAGAGGCGGGGCTGAGGCGGTGGGGCGGGCCTCATGGGCGGGGTTTTGCTGGCCTCCGCAGCTCTGTGGTGCCTTGAAGCGGGGGGGAGGTGCTATGATGGGGGCGGCAGCGCCGGGAGCCGGCGAGGGGCGGGACTGAGGCGGCGGGGCCGCCCTTTAGAGGTTGAGGAGGGGCTGTGGCGGCGGCCCCAGCTGGCGAGGGACGCAGGCGAGGCTGCGggcagggaggtagggagggtgcCGCCGGCTCCGCGCGGCTCCCGCTGCTCGCGCTCCCGGGGGTCGGCGGGGCCTGCGCCCATGGCTGCGTCGGCGGCCCTgtccgcggcggcggcggcggccctaTCGGGCCTGGCAGTGCGGCTGTCACGCTCGGTCGCGGCCCGCGGCTCCTACGGCGCCTTCTGCAAGGGGCTGACGCGCACGCTGCTCACCTTCTTCGACCTGGCCTGGCGGCTGCGCATGAACTTCCCCTACTTCTACGTGCTGGCCTCGGTGATGTTCAACGTGCGCCTGCAGGTGCGCATCGAGTGAGCCAGGGGGCCGGGCTGGGGTCGCACGTCCCCCCGCCCGCCACGGCCCGGGTCGCCGCATGAAGGACAGCGCGGCCGccgcagagggaggagggagacggGCCCGGCCCGCGACTGTGGCCCCGGCGAGAGGACGGCCACCGAGCCCTGCCTGACTGCGCACAGGTGCTGCTGTCACTGCGCCATCGCACGGAAACTCACACGGGCCTGCTCATCGGCGACCTGTTGCCTCacggaggcaaaaaaaaaaaaaaaaaaaaagcgccctTTTGGAGAAAACAGCAAGTTGATTAGACTGGTCCAGACGCAAAAGGTAGGAGGGAGAGGCTGGATGGAACTGGGGTGGAGAGAGGCGGTGACAATGAATCTAGACCGCAAGGCCCTGGGTGGTTTGGGCGAAACACACATGGAAGGTGGCCTGGAAAGCGGCATGGGGAGCAGCGAGCCGAGGAAAGGCAAGGCCAGTGCCTTGTCCCTACTTCCGTCGAGTGACTCTGAAATGGGGTGAGGGGCGGCGGCATCAGCCTCGGGAGGGTCAGCCTGCAGCGGAGGGATGCGGCTTCCCTGTCGCCCGCGGCCCAGTCCCCTCCCCTTTTCCCCAGAGGCCCCATGGTGTCATCTGAACTGGAGGGAATGACAGCGGAGGCGGAGGCAGATAGGAAGGATGGTCTGTTCTTGGCCAGACCCCAGGTCTGCCCCCTTCGCGGCCCTGGCCCCTAACGAAGCAGCCTCCTGCCCTGTCTTTGGGTCAGGGCACTGGGCTCTGCTTGTGCCTACTGCCACTTTTGCTGCCCCCCCCCACCTGAGGGCACCCCCAAAGCTCTGTTTTTGGAGActggggagagagggaaagactgCCCCTCGCTGGCACATTTTGCTGTTCCTGCATCTCAGCACACTCCCAGTGCCACAGAAGTCCACCCTCTGACGTGGACAGCCCACTGTGGGcctgaggaggagggaggggaggctCTCCGTGGCCAGACAGCAGCCTCAGGCTGGGGTCAGCGGGCAGAGAGGAGGTGGAGGAGTAGAGGGCTGGAGGGGCAGCACTTGGGGACACAAGGACCTCTCTGGGTGGGAGGCAGTGCTGAGtctccatctctttctctctttcaggaATGGGGGTGTGTAGGTGGTGACCCGCCCCTGCTCTGCCTGGTCAAGACtgccaaatccctgcaggactcCCCTGGCCCTGAGGCTGCCTGAGGAGCAGCTGAGTGGAGGCCTGACAGAGACGTCCACAGAAGCCCAGCAAGCAGAGGCCGGGGTGGGGCTGCCCCGTGGTCCAGTTCTGGCTGGGAACTTGCCTCTTGTCACATAGATAGGAGGTAGGGAGCAGAATCTGTCTCTAGGCCTGCATGCCCCCACTCCCCTCCCCAGGCTTCTCCAAGACCTGGCACCttgggggatgggggaggggagcacAGGGTTCCCAGAGACCCTCGAGAGAGAGGGGTCCAGGGCTAGGGGACCTGGGATCTTGCTTTCCTTGGGGTGGGATGGAAGGTCACAGGGAGGACCAGGAGGACAGTCTGAGCTGAGAAGGGGGACAGGAGAGATGAGTCCCAGAACCCCCTTGGGAGCCAAGGGCCTCACCCCAAGTCTAGTCTCCCCACCCTACCCCACACTTGACCAAGGGCTCCTCAGTagttgggtggcacaaaccatgTAACATAAGTGGTGGTGGGTTTGGGGGGGGATTGTGGCTAGGCTCCTGGGGACATACTGTACCAGAAAGGTGAAGGGATAAACCCAGGGTGGGATGGGGCTGGGACCCGTGGCAtgacctctgtctctctgtccccaGGCTTGGCTCCCACCCCCAGAATAACACTGGAGAATCTCGTCCACATGGCCTTGTCCTGGTGCTGGAGGCTCTGGGTGTGCTGCTAACTGGCATTCCAAACCAGCAGGGGGGAGCAGGGAGCAGCCCTGGCCTCCCacctctccccccacccacacCTCTGGCACTGGTTGCTTGTAGCCCAAGTACTCAGAGGCCCTGGGATTGGAAACTGCAGTAACCTGGTCAGCCCAGGGACAGGGAGGTCTAGTGTCACTATCTTCCCTCCTCAGCTGCGCAGCTGGAGGTGGGGGCCTGGAAGAAGACCTCTGCCTGCCTCAGCCCAGCCCCTGCAGTCCGCACAGCCAGGGCCCAATGGATTCTGTCCCTGTGCCAAGCCTCCTAGCAGCTCCTGATCCAGGTGGCCCCTCTCACCCACTCCATCCCTCCCCACGGAGGACCACTCTGGGTGCTTGGCAGCCTGCCATTTCCATCCACAGGTGTCAGAGGATGGGCAGCCTCATGAGAGAAGAGCCACACAGGGCTGAGGAGGAGTGAGGGGCCTCCTGGGTCTGACCCACAGATGTGGCCCTttcagtgtgtgagtgtgtgtgtgtgtgtgagtgtgtgtgtgtgtgtgtgtgtgtgtgtgtgtgtgtggtggggacgGAGCTGTTTGCAGCGTGAGCTCCCTGTACAAGGAGCAGCCTGGGGCCTAGCACACCCCTTTCCcttcaggagaaatatgtggcagagCTCGAAGGTCCCTGCCCTCAGCTCTCAGAGACCCCTACCCTTCCAGGAAGCCCCACCCCTGCACAGGAGTCCAGGACCTGGGCCCTGGCCTTGGCTGTGGTGTCTTGGCTCATATGGGCTAGAGAAGGGGCAGGGACAGTGGTTAGCTTGTTAGCACCATGTTCCTGCCCCCTGCTCTCTTACTGTTTTGGCTTGGGCAGTCCCAGTGCTTCTGCTTGTCCTACTCTGCTTTCTCCTGTGCCCTGGGCCCTGGCTGCCTGAGGGGCTCACAGTGCACTTTATTTATTTGCAGCCCGTTTCCCAGGGGTTTCAGACATAACGTTCTGAATAAgatgacttttgtttttctttgtgtgaTTAACTCTATACTGGTCAGCACAACCCAGTCAGAGAAATGTTCTCGTTTCTGTCCTTGTCAAAACTTgttgactcttaaaaaaaaaaaaaagtcctcgaattcaaataaaatacaataaaaactaGGCCTCCTGTTTCTGGTTGATGCAGTAGCCCCAGAGGAAGGGGAGGGGCCAGTGGTGACCTCACCAGTTCTGAGGGACAGGACCTGGGGGAGGCGAAGGTGGGTGCTCAGGGCTATGCCCTGGACAAGGGGGTGGCTGGAGCAGTAGCATGGTGTCTGTTCAGAAGAAGCTCTGAGACCTGACTCAACTGGGACCCTGCCCTAGGAGAAGAAGGCAGCAGAGGCCAGCTCGGAGGTGACACTCTTCTGTGCAAACTAATACCTAAGTCCTTTGTTCAAACAACCTAATACATAAGTCCTTTCTTCCATTTTAGAGGCTGGTTTTGAAAAGTGTTAATTCTTTTGAACCTTGAGGGGTGAGGGTGTCCTGAAGTGAAATAGCCAGTCTGAGAACCCTCCGCAGCTGTAGGTGGTAAAGGCCCCATTGGCTCCCTGATGTCCCTGTTGGTGCTGAGTTGTGGAGAAAGTAATCTTCCAGGCCCTGGGcaccttgcttccctttccctcacCTTAGCCCCCAGCTCAGGTCCATCAGAGGCCCACTCCCAGTGGCTTCTTGAAGAAGCCCAACCAGGAACTCCTGGCTGGGACAGTGGTGAGGGTTGGCAAGCAGACGAGAAGGCTCGTAAGAAGCCGGGGGTGTGGGCAGCGGGGGCCAGGATGTGCGCCCCAGAAGGGAGGCCTCCTTGAGGACACAGGGTTGTGGTCAGAGGAGCCCAGCCTGGGGTGAGGGACCCCCAGGAGTCAGCAATAGTGGCGATGGCCTGTGGCACTGCCATGACAGAGAGATGGACCCTGGCCCTGCCAGGGTGCATTTTCACAAATAAAATTAGGAATATACTAACTTGAAACCTGCTTTCCCCCTTCATGTTTAACTTTCCATGTTATTCATTATGTTTCTCCATCAAAAGCTGCCTGGTGTTCCCTTCTAGGAAAGTGTCACCATGCATTTCCCTGCACCTCTTGGTTGTTtcccttcattgttgttgttggttggttGTTCCAGGGATTTGATTTTTCcattgttgttgggatttgtttctttttgtttctgtaaATGATGCAGTGACAGATAAATTGGAATGGATCAAAGAGAACAACTTTTGTgaatcaaagaacactatcagGAAAGCGAAAAGACAAcccatagaatgggagaaaatatttgaaaatcatatatatctgataagggacttgtaccCTCAATTGTAAAGAGAATGCtacttaataatttaaaaaaagacacccaacccagtgccgtcgagtcgattccaactcatagcgaccctataggacagagtagaactgccccacagagtttccaaggagcgcctggcggattcaaactgccgatcctttggttagcagccatagcacttaaccactaagccaccacggtttcaaaaaaaaaaaaaagacaacccaatttaaaaatgggtaaaggacttgaatagacatttgtcCAAAGAAGATAATGAACaggcaacaagcacatgaaaagatgctcaacataattagtcattaaacaaaaaccaaatccattgcccttgagttgaattctgactcatagtgaccctataggacacagtagaactgccccatggggtttccaaggctgtataatctttacagaaacagactgccacatctttcctggaagaaatggatggtggccttgaaccactgatctttgggttagcagccaagcgctttacccttgcaccactagggctcctttcattagtcactaccaaaaaacccaaccctttgctgtcgagccgagtccaactcatagcgaccctataggacagagtagaactgccccagagagtttccaaggagagtctggtggattcaaactgccgaccttttggttagcagccgcaactcttaaccactacatcaccagggtttcatcattagtcatcagggaaatgcaaataaaaactacaatgacataccatttCACGCACACTGAGGtgggtattttttaaaagaaggaaagagcGAGTGTtggtgacaaggatgtggagaaattggaaccctcgtaCACTGCTggtaaaaatgtaaaatggtgcagtcactgtggaaaagacTTTGGCAGTTCctccaaaagttaaacatagaattatcgtatggcccagcaattccacccctaggcaCATACCCAAAAGAACCGAAAACAGATattcaaacaaatacttgtagATGAACGTTATAGAGGCATTAttctcaatagccaaaaggtggagacaacccAGCTGTCAATCAGGTGATGAActgataaacacaatgtggtttCTTCATACAACAGAATGTCGTTCGGCCATAAAGAACAATCAAGCACTAATGATGCTGCGATGTGGATGAACCTCGAAatcataatgctgagtgaaagaagccctacacaaaaagccacaaattgtatgattccatttacataaaatacccagaataggtaaatccataaagacagaaagcagatcagtggttgccatgggttggggggaggggagaatgggGATGACTGTTTAGTATTTATGGGGGTTGTCTTTAGGGGTGacaaaaatgttttggaactagatgcAGGTGATGGTTGGTTGCACAAcgttgtgaatgtactaaatgccactaaactgtatactttaaaatgattaattttatgcagggctggattacccaataagcagggTGTGCACGGGGCTATTTTTGCATATTTCCTAAtcttacagattagtaagtaaacacaagtaaacctgtgcCTCCCTTGCTTATTAATATAAGCCGGAGTGcactgtgcttactggttaatccatccCTCATTGGATGTTATATGAATttcagctcaataaaaattacccTGCTGCCCATATTTTTGTTTCATCCTTGAACCTCTCGCATAGATGAACTTCTTCCTAGCCTTTTCTTCAGCCCTGTACAGCCACCCTGCCCCTGGCCCCATGACATTAAAAGTTCAGCAGAGGAGCCCATTCTCATGCCGTTCTTTCTCAAACACTCCTGGCCCTAAGTTCTTTTCCCAATAGGGTGGCCCAGGCAGACAGATTTCCAGAGAGTGATTTGTCTTCTAGGACTGAGCTAGCCACTCTCCCCACTGCTGGCCTAGTGAACAGCAGCACAGACAATACAGGTAGCCCCCGATTTACAACctactgttttgttgttgttgttgttgtttggtgttaggagcAACCTCACTCACCACTGTCTTGTGGTCAGtaacatgtactacatacaatgtccCCGTGTAATTTCCtgctgttatcattctcagacgtTCACTGGCAGATGTTTATATGTAACgtttccaactcccaaagacaaataaagatcggaCTTATAAAGattctgataataaaaggcaatagtaattaaaacaaacaaatgttcgacaaaaaaaaaaagtgacttccGTCAGAACAAACCTACAACGGAGTCGTGGGACCGGAACCTTGTCGTTAAGTCCGGGACTTCTGCCCCCATCCCACCTCCAGCCGCGCGTCCACATGCCCTGGGCTCTGACAGCGACCTGCACCTTCGACACGGATCGCCGCCTCCTGTGTGTATCGGTGCTGCCCACACATAAaggcctgctccctcaggaaccAATCTTCAATGGCCCCACGATCTGCACCCCAAACAGGCTGCTCCCAAACCCCCTGTGAGGAGGGTCAGAGTGAGCAGGCAGGTTCCAAACCTGTAAGAGCGCTCCCGGAGAGCATGTCCCCCACCAGGACGCTCAAAAGACCCCACGAAGGACAAGAGAGATGGAGTTCCCCACGCAGGGTGACCAGACCCTCCGAGAACAGCGGGGCCGGGGTTCTGATCAGCCCGCGGGCCGGAGTCTCAGCCCTGTGCTGTCACTCGCCTTAAGCATAGGTGTCACTAGCTCCAGGGGCTTATGTTCTGACCAACAGAAGAGGGCGCGCTGCTGTCCCTGCCTCTCGAGAAGGCCCTTAGTTGTGGCTCACCGTGATGTTCCAGGCTTTTCCTGGCATCTGTGCCCCAATGCCTCGTgggctttcctctcccctcctcatCAAAGGCTGCTGTGGCTCCCTGATGGTCTCTCTCGCTGAAGGACTTAGCGACACCCTCCCAGAGGCCCTCGGATGTAGTTCAAGGGAGTCGCCAGGAGGTGGCGCAATTCTTATGAGCCTGGACGACTCTCGGGATGCGGTAATGAGCATTTCACCCAGCTTTGACAAACAGCTTTTTGTGAATgtaatataccaagaagatgcGAAATCTAGTTTTTCAAAAGATATAGAGGTGCAAGATCTTAAGTAAATAAGCGCCTATGAACTCTCATGTGCTTCCTGTGCCTCCGCAGGCTACGGCAGCGGTTCGCAAACACGGCTGGGAGCAGGGCCCCGGTCAGAATCACAGGGCTTTTTTCAGAGCACCACTAAATACTGGGAGATTGTCCATCCCATCCTTTAAACGAGGTGCAATGCTGTCAGAGCAGGCTTTGAAGGGGGAAACCAGCTGGGCTTGAACCCAGCTGCAGGTTGGGCTGGGTGACTTGGGCTAAGTCCCTCAGACTCTCTGAGGGTCGCTATATTCAATTGCAAAATGATTTGTAATTCCTAGGGTGGTGtgaggaattgatgaaataatgcACACAAATAAGGAAGCATTTAGCACGTGCCTGACAGGAAGCGGTCAGGAAGTGAGCGCCAGTCTGTATCAGCTATTGGCTTTGTGAGTAGTTAGTTACTCATACTGAGTTCCTTAGTCTCAGAGACCTCAGAAAAGCAGCACTGTGTCAGTGGTAAAGGGCCCAAACCTCGGTAAGTACAACAGCTCTACCACTCAGTAGGGGTGGGCGGGAATGTCgctcagcctctctgagcctcagccgcTTTGTGACAGGCAAAACCAGAATGTTGAACAGCCACCTCAGAGCCTATTGTGGAGATTAAATGCCACCATGCACGTGAAAGTGCCTGGCCCATAGGAGGCCTGGATGAGTGGGAGCCACCGCGAGCACACTTGTCCAAGACGACAACAACCCAGCACTCTTGGAGCCTTCTCTGCACCTTGGTCATTTACTTGTCACCTGCCAGCACGCAGCTGCAGATGACTGGTAGAGAACACATGGGTTTAAGAAGAAaagcagaggaaaaagaaaacctaaaacCTAGGGAATCCTAtttgtcaacattttttttttttccggtttcTTTGGGAAAGACAGCCACTCTGTGACTTCGATGGTCTCCAGATCAGACACGGCTGCTCTACACCTGAATTCAGCACTGAGCCGCCCTGAAGAGCACAGCCTTCCTCTGCCGGTCTCTAGCTTTGCTGGAACCGTCATCCGCCGTAACCACATGCCTGAACCTTTCTCCCGCTGGGCTGTCTCTCTCCACGACGGTCCAGTGGGAGGAAAACTTCAGCAGAGGTGCTCGGCCGTGTTCCTGCCCCGCTCGATCCAGGTCCGTGGCGtgcaaggagaaggagaagggctTCGGATGCTTTCCGCGGCTTCCCGTCCCCGCTTCCAGGTAACTTGCAAGGCTGGGCCCACTTACTCCCCACCTGTAGGTTCAGCACAGCCCACCGAGGGTTTCCTGAGGCCTAATCGCAGAGCTACTCCCACTGAGGCTGGGAATGCTGGAGGTAGCCCTTGTCTTGAGTCGCGTTTCTGCCTACTGGCCTGAGTCACACAAACCGTGGGCACATGGTGGCTGTGATGTGTGCTGACCCAGGACTGCAGGAATGGATGTCTCTGTAACGTCCCGGCACACTCTCGCCGGTAGCCTGCTGGCCCtaaatatttctctctctctctctctctctcactcactcacacacacacacacacacacacacacacacacacacacacgcgcgcgcgcgcgcgcgcacacgcacacacacacacacacacctaaaaTGCAACAGTCCACCAGCAGATGGCGCTGTGGAGGCCGATTGAATCCCACATCCTCTTCCCTCTTCCTGGGCTTCAAATTCTGTGTCATCCAAACGACTGAGTCGCAATACGTTTAATTACGCCTCTTGAGACTCACAAAACCCACTGAGTAGAAGGAGACACTGAAAAGGACCCTTCCGGCTGGTGCCAAGGCATTTTCTCAGCACAAATGGGATGTGGGTGTGTTTCAGgggaggtggtggttgttgttagatgccatccagtcgattctgactcatagtgaccgtttgtggcagagtagaactgccccataggtttcctacgttaaaatctttgcggaagcagatcgccaagtctttctcccgtggagccactgggtgagtttgaacagctaaccttttggttagcagccaaaggcttaaccactgcgccaccagggctccttttcaaggGAGGAGCAACCTATAATTTGAAATAACTTAAAGCTTTTCCAGGCGTGACTTGCTAGAGAAGACTGATTTATGTTACAGAACTGCTGTGAGCATTTCCAAGCTCACACTCCATGCATGTCTCcaagagtggaaagaaggaagaaggctgCGAGATCCAAGTGTTCATAGGGTTCTTTCTATGCCCTTAATGGCCAGAAGGAGACTGTCTCATATGCGGTGTCTGTGAATGCAAGACGCATGAGACTCTACTGGGAAAGAAGGCAGTGGTCCCTACGCATGTGAGATTAGCTGGGGTGGGTTATTACTAGCGATCTATGGCTGCAGAGCAGCAGAAGAAAAACCCTTCATCTGCCCGGGAAAGTTTTAAGAATTTGAGATAATTCCCAGGAGATTTCAGGCATCCCTGCTAGACTTCAGCACACAATGCAGAGTGAGGCTGCGGACGTGGACTGCTTGGAGTCCTTGTGTCCCTTGATGCCTGCGTCAGGTAATTAGAAGAGCATGGGGCAGGGGCCTGCTGAAAGCTCTGCAGCCCCTGGGTGAGCGGAGCTGAGGAACAATCATCCGCTGGCAAGAGCACTTTTTCCAGGTCTCTGTAAATCACGTGGGGCCACTAGTCTCCCCGGTGGAGGGGGAGTCAGTGCTGCTCTGGAAAAAAACAAGTCTTCCCTCACCACCTGGCCACTTCCCAACAACTATCAGGGTTGAAAGACTTCTTCTGGGTTCCAAGGATCCTAAAAGAGATCTGTGAATACTAACTCTATTATTGCAAAGCCCCATAAGTGTCCTGGACCAAGAGTATCAGCTCTGCACTGGGGCTGTGGTAGGGAAAGGGGCATGCCAAGGACAAGAAGGACGAGAATCAGGAGGCTGGGAACAGGTTATGAGGGTATTCTGATCTGGGTCTACaccaggctgaaatcaaggtgctggCTGGGGCTGTGGTTTTCATCTAAGGTTTCATATCCTCTTCCAAGCTCACTGGTTGTTGACGGAATTCGTATCCTTGTGGTGTTAGGACTGAGGTTCCCATATTCTTGCAGGCTGTCAGCCAGGGTTGCTCTTGACTTCTAGAAGCCACCCACAGATCCATGCCCTGTAGCCCCCATAGGCAGTTCACAACAggattgtttgctttcttccagGCCGGCAGGAGTGAGTCTCTTAGGAAGCTTCACCTTCTTTTAAAGGCTCCTCTGATTAGGTCAGACCCACCCAGGATGATCTcccttttgattaactcaaaATCTATTGATCATCAGTAATGAGCAagtagaaaaggaaattaaggaaacattacCATTTGCAAAACATCTAAAATAATAAGGTACCTAGGAAGAAGTTTAGCCAGAAATATGAAAGACTTGTACatagaaaattagaaatattactgaaacaaatcaaagaagacctaaataaatggaaggacattccatgttaatggattggaaggcttaacaCAGTTAGGATCTCAATACACCCAAAGcagtctatagattcaatgcaatccccatc
This region includes:
- the SMIM10L2B gene encoding small integral membrane protein 10-like protein 2B — protein: MAASAALSAAAAAALSGLAVRLSRSVAARGSYGAFCKGLTRTLLTFFDLAWRLRMNFPYFYVLASVMFNVRLQVRIE